In Mastomys coucha isolate ucsf_1 unplaced genomic scaffold, UCSF_Mcou_1 pScaffold5, whole genome shotgun sequence, one genomic interval encodes:
- the LOC116077519 gene encoding FLYWCH family member 2 isoform X2 encodes MPQLKPSEQKGENTKASQEPAPQPGTDVVPAAPRKPRKFSKLVLLTASKDSAKVAGAKRKGVHCIMSLGVPGPATLAKALLKTHPEAQRAIEATPPEPEQKRSKLNLDTDGPEDNGGSGVSSSSPEETAVLPNTSP; translated from the exons ATGCCCCAGCTCAAGCCCAGTGAGCAGAAGGGTGAGAACACGAAGGCCAGCCaggagccagctccccagcctgGCACAGATGTGGTCCCAGCAGCCCCCAGGAAGCCCAGAAAGTTCTCCAAACTGGTCCTGCTGACAGCCTCCAAAGACAGCGCCAAAGTGGCTGGGGCCAAACGCAAAGGAGTGCACTGCATCATGTCCCTGGGAGTACCAGGCCCAGCCACCTTGGCTAAGGCCCTCCTCAAGACTCATCCTGAGGCTCAGCGGGCCATCGAAGCAACTCCCCCGGAGCCCGAGCAGAAGCGCAGCAAGCTGAACTTGG ATACAGATGGTCCAGAAGATAATGGCGGGTCAGGGGTGTCTTCTTCAAGTCCAGAGGAGACCGCTGTGCTCCCTAACACGTCCCCATGA